The Streptomyces sp. NBC_01275 genome has a segment encoding these proteins:
- a CDS encoding thioesterase family protein, whose protein sequence is MLEAATAVDSEFDRDTALTLRAPGVYDIDLSAGWTILGAVNGGYLLAVLGRALADALPHRDPFTISAHYLTASKPGPAVVRTDLVRTGRTLSTGQASLFQYDEQGREVERIRVLASYGDLDSLPDDVRTAARPPAFPPMEQCFGPEDGPTPVDDSSAIADRLMLKLDPSTLGWALGQPSGKGEMRAWFGLKDGRDPDPLSLLLAVDALPPTAFEIGLRGWVPTVELTVHVRCRPAPGPLRVSIATRNLAGGFLEEDAEVWDSADRLVAQSRQLARVRLG, encoded by the coding sequence ATGCTAGAAGCAGCTACCGCGGTGGACAGCGAGTTCGACCGCGACACCGCGCTCACCCTGCGCGCGCCCGGCGTCTACGACATCGACCTCTCGGCCGGCTGGACGATCCTGGGCGCCGTCAACGGCGGCTACCTCCTCGCCGTCCTCGGCCGCGCGCTCGCCGACGCCCTGCCGCACCGCGACCCGTTCACGATCTCGGCGCACTACCTCACCGCCTCGAAGCCCGGCCCGGCCGTCGTCCGCACGGACCTCGTCCGCACCGGCCGCACCCTCTCCACCGGCCAGGCCTCCCTCTTCCAGTACGACGAGCAGGGCCGGGAAGTCGAGCGGATCCGCGTCCTCGCCTCCTACGGCGACCTGGACTCCCTGCCCGACGACGTCCGCACCGCGGCCCGGCCGCCCGCGTTCCCGCCGATGGAGCAGTGCTTCGGCCCCGAGGACGGACCCACCCCGGTCGACGACAGCTCCGCGATCGCCGACCGGCTGATGCTCAAGCTCGACCCGTCGACCCTGGGCTGGGCCCTCGGGCAGCCCTCCGGCAAGGGCGAGATGCGGGCCTGGTTCGGCCTCAAGGACGGCCGCGACCCCGACCCGCTCTCGCTGCTCCTCGCCGTGGACGCGCTGCCGCCGACCGCCTTCGAGATCGGCCTGCGCGGCTGGGTCCCCACCGTCGAACTCACCGTCCACGTCCGCTGCCGCCCGGCCCCGGGTCCTCTGCGCGTCTCCATCGCCACCCGCAATCTCGCGGGCGGCTTCCTGGAGGAGGACGCCGAAGTCTGGGACAGCGCGGACCGGTTGGTCGCCCAGTCCCGGCAACTCGCGCGCGTCAGGCTCGGTTGA
- a CDS encoding trimeric intracellular cation channel family protein produces the protein MFQQIFSPSVQHTLDVVGIFVFAISGALLAVRKNFDVFGIAMLAEVTALGGGLFRDLVIGAVPPAAFTDLGYFLTPLLAALLVIFLHPQVERIQSAVNVFDAAGLGLFCVTGTTKAYAYGLGLTASAALGLASAVGGGVLRDVLANEVPSLLRWDRDLYAVPAIVGAAMVALCIRYDVLTPLASGFAALTAFVLRLLAMRFHWRAPRAWNRRSTVREE, from the coding sequence GTGTTCCAGCAAATCTTCAGTCCCTCCGTCCAGCACACGCTCGACGTCGTCGGCATCTTCGTGTTCGCCATCTCCGGCGCGTTGCTGGCCGTCCGCAAGAACTTCGACGTGTTCGGCATCGCCATGCTCGCCGAGGTCACCGCGCTGGGCGGAGGGCTGTTCCGTGACCTGGTCATCGGGGCCGTGCCCCCGGCCGCCTTCACGGACCTGGGGTACTTCCTCACCCCGCTGCTCGCCGCCCTCCTGGTGATCTTCCTGCACCCGCAGGTGGAGCGCATCCAGAGCGCCGTGAACGTCTTCGACGCGGCCGGCCTCGGCCTGTTCTGCGTCACGGGCACCACCAAGGCGTACGCCTACGGCCTCGGCCTCACCGCGTCGGCCGCCCTGGGTCTTGCCAGCGCCGTCGGCGGCGGTGTGCTGCGCGACGTGCTGGCCAACGAGGTGCCGTCGCTGCTGCGCTGGGACCGCGACCTGTACGCGGTCCCGGCGATCGTCGGCGCCGCCATGGTGGCGCTCTGCATCCGCTACGACGTCCTCACCCCGCTGGCCAGCGGGTTCGCCGCGCTCACCGCTTTCGTCCTGCGGCTGCTCGCGATGCGGTTCCACTGGCGAGCGCCTCGTGCGTGGAACCGACGTTCGACGGTTCGGGAGGAGTGA
- a CDS encoding DUF4190 domain-containing protein, whose amino-acid sequence MQLTAPAADRAVRSTRTGVRDADGMAVASFILGLLGLLVLNVFLGPIAVVLAAAALWRGTARRGRAYLGLALGVADLLVLAAFMQADSTISWSF is encoded by the coding sequence ATGCAACTCACCGCACCGGCCGCCGACCGCGCCGTCCGCAGCACTCGTACCGGCGTCCGGGACGCCGACGGCATGGCCGTCGCGTCCTTCATCCTGGGGCTGCTGGGCCTGCTCGTCCTCAACGTCTTCCTCGGCCCGATCGCCGTCGTCCTGGCGGCAGCGGCCCTGTGGCGCGGCACGGCCCGCCGCGGCCGCGCCTACCTGGGCCTCGCCCTCGGCGTCGCCGACCTCCTGGTGCTGGCGGCGTTCATGCAGGCGGACTCGACGATCTCCTGGAGCTTCTGA
- a CDS encoding esterase family protein has translation MSLTGTPFLLTLIVLSVLAVALPLLLWSRLRGPRILRAATRTLMLLFAQGTAVALVFVVVNNANSLYDTWGDLLGTGDHVQQAADLGADGTGGIALKKLPRVRQTFAQADGPGMHAAGGVRVTQLEGRVSGVNAEVYVWLPPQYDEPAYRHHRFPVVELLPGYPGSPKSWFGSLDAPRQLEPLMRDGKVAPFILVAPRTTLLPGVDTGCANVPGTVNADTWLSVDVPKMVMDNFRALPAPKGWAVAGYSAGAHCAVKLAVAHPDRYRAAVSLSGYNDPIGERDSLAAQDPALRRAANPYLMLARAATPPAVALYLSGQPHDGYEAALALQREAKAPTAVHVVYIPKSAGGHTMALWRPQVAPAFRWLTTQLDQHRATLKGVTPPEPSNVGSTHEALASGTASRAAAGRKR, from the coding sequence ATGAGCCTCACCGGGACTCCGTTCCTCCTCACCCTGATCGTGCTGTCCGTCCTCGCGGTCGCACTGCCGCTGCTGCTGTGGTCGCGGCTGCGCGGACCGCGGATCCTGCGCGCCGCGACCCGGACGCTGATGCTGCTGTTCGCCCAGGGCACCGCCGTGGCCCTGGTCTTCGTCGTGGTGAACAACGCCAACAGCCTCTACGACACCTGGGGCGACCTCCTGGGCACAGGCGACCATGTGCAGCAGGCCGCCGACCTGGGCGCCGACGGCACCGGCGGCATAGCGCTGAAGAAGCTGCCCAGGGTCAGACAGACGTTCGCCCAGGCCGACGGACCGGGCATGCACGCGGCCGGCGGGGTCCGCGTCACCCAGCTCGAGGGCCGGGTCTCCGGCGTGAACGCCGAGGTCTACGTCTGGCTGCCCCCGCAGTACGACGAGCCCGCCTACCGGCACCACCGCTTCCCGGTCGTGGAGCTGCTGCCGGGCTATCCGGGCTCGCCGAAGTCGTGGTTCGGGTCGCTGGACGCGCCCCGGCAGCTGGAGCCGCTGATGCGCGACGGCAAGGTCGCGCCGTTCATCCTGGTCGCGCCGCGCACCACCCTGCTGCCCGGCGTCGACACCGGCTGCGCCAACGTGCCCGGCACGGTCAACGCCGACACCTGGCTGAGCGTGGACGTGCCGAAGATGGTCATGGACAACTTCCGGGCCCTGCCCGCGCCCAAGGGCTGGGCGGTGGCCGGCTACTCGGCCGGGGCGCACTGCGCGGTCAAGCTGGCCGTCGCCCACCCCGACCGCTACCGGGCGGCCGTCAGCCTGTCCGGCTACAACGACCCGATCGGCGAACGGGACTCCCTCGCCGCCCAGGACCCGGCCCTGCGCCGGGCCGCCAACCCCTACCTGATGCTCGCCCGGGCCGCGACCCCGCCCGCCGTCGCGCTCTACCTCTCCGGCCAGCCGCACGACGGCTACGAGGCCGCCCTGGCCCTCCAGCGGGAGGCGAAGGCGCCGACGGCGGTGCACGTGGTCTACATCCCGAAGAGCGCGGGCGGCCACACCATGGCGCTGTGGCGGCCCCAGGTGGCGCCGGCGTTCCGCTGGCTGACGACCCAGCTGGACCAGCACCGCGCCACGCTGAAGGGGGTCACTCCTCCCGAACCGTCGAACGTCGGTTCCACGCACGAGGCGCTCGCCAGTGGAACCGCATCGCGAGCAGCCGCAGGACGAAAGCGGTGA
- a CDS encoding TetR family transcriptional regulator: protein MSHTLGIRQAQKQKTRQALLDAALGLLEEQSLSSLGLREVTRAVGVAPTAFYRHFRSTADLGTALVEEALGSLHPMIQNTVSGAATSEERIARAVELIAHHVHSHPAHVRFIARERHGGVQPVREAIRDQLGRFAEEVKAELAKDPESRGWSEADLLMLAHLFVDQMLVTASMFLESLEAPEEDRERVTQLATRQMRLISIGRHHWLD from the coding sequence ATGAGTCACACCCTCGGCATCCGGCAGGCCCAGAAGCAGAAGACCCGGCAGGCGCTCCTCGACGCGGCGTTGGGCCTGCTGGAGGAGCAGAGTCTGAGCAGCCTGGGCCTGCGCGAGGTCACCCGCGCCGTCGGCGTCGCCCCGACCGCCTTCTACCGGCACTTCCGCTCCACCGCCGACCTCGGGACCGCCCTGGTCGAGGAGGCGCTGGGCAGTCTGCACCCGATGATCCAGAACACCGTGTCCGGCGCCGCCACGAGCGAGGAGCGCATCGCCCGGGCCGTGGAGTTGATCGCCCATCATGTGCACAGCCATCCGGCGCACGTCCGTTTCATCGCCCGGGAGCGGCACGGCGGGGTCCAGCCCGTGCGGGAGGCCATCCGCGATCAACTCGGCCGGTTCGCCGAGGAGGTGAAGGCCGAGCTGGCCAAGGACCCCGAGTCGCGGGGCTGGAGCGAGGCGGATCTGCTGATGCTCGCGCATCTCTTCGTCGACCAGATGCTCGTGACGGCCTCGATGTTCCTGGAGTCCCTCGAGGCCCCGGAGGAGGACCGCGAGCGCGTCACCCAGCTCGCGACCCGCCAGATGCGGCTCATCAGCATCGGCCGCCACCACTGGCTGGACTGA
- a CDS encoding carboxymuconolactone decarboxylase family protein, with amino-acid sequence MPRPTPRPPRLPLLDPGELSPEQRTLYEEITRGPRARGPRHFALTDADGRLHGPFNAMLLSPALGRSLQELGAAIRYASGLSPRVRELSILVVAAAWDCAFERYAHERVGRAAGLTEPELTALRESRDPQLADPREHAAWELARTLTVPVRALDDEGYERARTALGERALFELSTLVGYYATLALQLRLFAVPAPR; translated from the coding sequence ATGCCCCGTCCGACACCCCGCCCGCCCCGCCTGCCCCTGCTCGACCCCGGCGAACTCTCTCCGGAGCAGCGGACGTTGTACGAGGAGATCACCCGTGGACCGCGGGCGAGAGGGCCCCGGCACTTCGCGCTCACCGATGCCGACGGGCGGCTGCACGGCCCGTTCAACGCCATGCTGCTGAGCCCGGCACTCGGCCGGTCCCTGCAGGAACTGGGTGCCGCGATCCGCTATGCGTCCGGGCTGTCGCCGCGGGTGCGCGAGCTGTCGATCCTGGTGGTGGCCGCGGCCTGGGACTGCGCCTTCGAGCGGTACGCGCACGAGCGGGTCGGCCGGGCCGCCGGCCTCACCGAGCCCGAACTGACGGCCCTGCGCGAGAGCCGCGACCCACAGCTCGCCGATCCCCGGGAACACGCGGCCTGGGAGCTCGCCCGCACCCTGACCGTCCCGGTCCGCGCACTCGACGACGAGGGCTACGAGCGGGCGCGCACCGCCCTCGGCGAACGCGCCCTGTTCGAACTGTCCACCCTGGTCGGCTACTACGCCACGCTCGCCCTCCAGCTACGGCTCTTCGCCGTCCCCGCACCCCGGTGA
- a CDS encoding cysteine desulfurase family protein translates to MAYLDHAATTPMLPEAVEALTAHLSVTGNASSLHASGRRARRTVEEARETLAEALGARPSEVVLTSGGTEADNLAVKGLYWSRRDADPARTRVLASPVEHHAVLDAVHWLGEHEGATVEYLPVDSYGRVHPDALRRAIARNPDDVALATVMWANNEIGTILPVRELADVAAEFGVPLHADAVQAFGQVPVDFAASGLAAMTVSGHKIGGPYGIGALLLGREHTPVPVLHGGGQERHVRSGTLDVPAIASFAVAGRLAAEGREWFAHEIGALRDSLVDAVRTAVPDAILGGDPAPGGRLPANAHFTFPGCEGDSLLLLLDAQGIECSTGSACTAGVAQPSHVLLATGTDPDLARGTLRFSFGHTSTEADVEAVAKAIGPAVERARAAGLT, encoded by the coding sequence ATGGCATACCTCGACCACGCCGCGACCACCCCGATGCTCCCGGAGGCGGTCGAGGCACTCACCGCGCACCTGAGCGTCACCGGCAACGCGTCCTCCCTCCACGCCAGCGGCCGCAGAGCCCGCCGTACGGTCGAGGAAGCCCGCGAGACCCTCGCGGAAGCGCTCGGCGCCCGCCCCAGCGAGGTCGTCCTCACCTCCGGCGGCACCGAGGCCGACAACCTCGCCGTCAAGGGCCTGTACTGGTCGCGCCGCGACGCCGACCCGGCCCGCACCCGCGTCCTGGCCAGCCCCGTCGAGCACCACGCGGTCCTCGACGCCGTGCACTGGCTGGGCGAGCACGAGGGGGCCACGGTCGAGTACCTGCCGGTCGACTCCTACGGCCGCGTCCACCCCGACGCCCTGCGCCGGGCCATCGCCCGCAACCCCGACGACGTCGCCCTGGCCACCGTGATGTGGGCGAACAACGAGATCGGCACGATCCTGCCGGTCCGCGAACTCGCCGACGTCGCCGCCGAGTTCGGCGTCCCGCTGCACGCCGACGCCGTCCAGGCCTTCGGTCAGGTCCCCGTCGACTTCGCCGCCTCCGGCCTCGCCGCGATGACGGTCTCCGGCCACAAGATCGGCGGCCCGTACGGCATCGGCGCCCTGCTGCTGGGCCGCGAACACACCCCCGTGCCCGTGCTGCACGGCGGCGGACAGGAACGCCACGTCCGCTCCGGCACCCTCGACGTGCCCGCGATCGCCTCCTTCGCGGTCGCCGGACGCCTCGCCGCCGAGGGGCGCGAGTGGTTCGCCCACGAGATCGGCGCCCTGCGCGACTCCCTGGTCGACGCCGTCCGTACGGCGGTCCCGGACGCGATCCTCGGCGGCGACCCGGCGCCCGGGGGCCGGCTGCCCGCCAACGCGCACTTCACCTTCCCGGGCTGCGAGGGCGACTCCCTGCTCCTCCTCCTGGACGCCCAGGGCATCGAGTGCTCGACGGGCTCCGCCTGCACCGCCGGCGTCGCCCAGCCCAGCCATGTCCTGCTCGCCACCGGCACCGACCCCGACCTGGCCCGCGGCACCCTCCGCTTCTCCTTCGGCCACACCTCGACCGAGGCCGACGTCGAGGCGGTGGCCAAGGCCATCGGCCCCGCGGTGGAACGGGCGCGGGCGGCGGGGCTCACCTAG